tcctgtGGCTAAAACCAGTACAGTTCGTATTTTGCTTGCTATGGCTGCCATTCGTCAGTGGCCACTTTACTAGTTGGACATTAaaaatgcctttcttcatggtgatctGGAAGAGGAGatatacatggagcaacctcctgggtttgttgctcaaGGGGAGTCTGGGTTAGTTTGTAAATTACGTTGTTCCCTCTATGGCTTGAAACAATCACCTCGTGCTTGGTTTGGTAAATTTAGTCGGGTTGTGCaaaattttggattgaaaagatgTGAGACNGATCATTCAGTGTTTTATGGTCATTCTTCTTCTGAAAAATGTGTTTACCTCATggtgtatgttgatgatattgttattaCAGGGAATGACATCACTAGAATTACTCAATTAAAGAATCATTTGTTCAACCACTTTCAGACTAAAGATCTGGGTCGTCTAAAATACTTTCTTGGTATTGAAGTGGCANAGTCAAAAGAAGGTGTCATCATTTCACAAAGGaaatatgctcttgatattTTAGAGGAAACAGGCTTGACAAATTGCAAGCCCATTGATAGTCCTATGGActcaaatcaaaagttaatgaaaGATCAAGGTGAACCTTTCTCAGACCCAGAGAGATATAGAAGGCTAGTTGGAAAACTCATATATCTTACAATAACAAGACCTAATCTTTCTTATCCAGTGGGAATtgtgagtcaatttatgcaaaatccACATGTTGACCATTGGAATGCAGTGATTTGCATTCTCAGATACATAAAAGGAAATCCAGGACAGGGATTGTTGTATGAGGACAAGGAAAGCACTCCGATTGAaggatattgtgatgcagattggggTGGTTCTCCAATTGATCAAAGATCTACTACAGGGTATTGTGTTCTACTTGGAGGGAACCttgtatcttggaaaagtaagaaacaaagtgttattgctagatctagtgctgaagctgAATACCGATCTATGACTTTAGCTACATGCGAACTTGTGTGGATCAAACAACTTCTCCAAGAATTGAAAGTTTGTGGAAATGAACCGTTGAAACTGTATTGTGACAACCAAGCAACCCTTCATATTGCCTCCaatccagtgtttcatgagagaacaaaacatatagaaattgattgtcattttattagagagaaGTTGTTGACCAAGGAACTTGTTACTGAGTTTGTCAATTCTAATGAACAACTCGGAGACATTCTGACCAAATTTCTAAGGGGGCCTAGGattcaatttatatgttccaagcttggtgcatatgatctatatgctccagcttgaggagaagtgttgaaatatattgtattgtcTAATAGGCTTTTGTGTGTGGGCTTTTTAGgaacttccttttctttctttttgttttatgatgATCTACTATCCCTTAAATAGGGTAGTATGTGTAATAAAAAAGTTAGTtcagtaataataaaaactttaagTTTCTCTCCCAAACTTTAAGAAAGCACAAACAGCTGTGAAAAGATTATGCATAAATATGCAGAGTCTTGCATGTTACAACATGCCCAGCCATGCATATTTAATGTACAGTTCAATAGAGACACTTGAAAGATTGAACAGAAAGAAATACAAGTTGTGTCAAGAAGTTCAGACAATGCTACAGCACTGATTCTGGCGTCAATTTGAAAAGGCCGTAAGCAATGAGCAGCCAACTTGGAATGGATCATTTTCTTGCAACAAATTGCTGGCTATAGAGCCTTAGCATCAAATAAACCCACCCTCCTTGTGCAAATGTGTCCTCAACCAAACCATCTCTTACAAACCAACATGAATAGTGTGCTTCTAGTTGCAGATTGTGTTCTGGTAAACAATTTTGTACCAATACTCTGCTCGAAGTGAAGGATTTACCACTGTTTCAACCAGTCAACTGCAGAACACCTCAACTCAAGCACTCCAAACCCTTGTCAAGACCTTCATTTATTCATCCATCAAAAGTTGATAAGCAGAGCTCCTTGTCAGAGTTGTCACTGCAAGCGGATAGTATTTTACAACAATTTGATAACAAATGTGGGATCCCAGACCCTGACCACTTAAAACGGAACTTGGAACCCCTAACGAGTCTAACAATTTCTTTAGTAAGTAACTAAGCTATTTCTGCAGAGTAAATGGGTTCTGGAGGGACAAAATGCCCATTGCTTGAGTACCTGTTGACATTGACAGCTTCCAAAccccctatgtctaggcaaccCCCTATCAAATACATCTCATCTCTAATTAGGGCTAATAGAAACCAGATACAGAAAGGGAAACTGGACCAAAATGTATATGGAACTTGAGATTTAAAACTAATAAGAAATATTCTTGAGGGCTTAATGATCCCTCTCATGTTCTgccatttataataataaagagatGATACAATAGGGAGATAGAAGGTCAAGAGACTGTCCTAGACTACTAGGTACAGAACTAGGTAAAACCATTAAACTTCTGCAGACTAGCCTAAATGATAATACCTATATGTAATGATTCNNNNNNNNNNNNNNNNNNNNNNNNNNNNNNNNNNNNNNNNNNNNNNNNNNNNNNNNNNNNNNNNNNNNNNNNNNNNNNNNNNNNNNNNNNNNNNNNNNNNNNNNNNNNNNNNNNNNNNNNNNNNNNNNNNNNNNNNNNNNNNNNNNNNNNNNNNNNNNNNNNNNNNNNNNNNNNNNNNNNNNNNNNNNNNNNNNNNNNNNNNNNNNNNNNNNNNNNNNNNNNNNNNNNNNNNNNNNNNNNNNNNNNNNNNNNNNNNNNNNNNNNNNNNNNNNNNNNNNNNNNNNNNNNNNNNNNNNNNNNNNNNNNNNNNNNNNNNNNNNNNNNNTTTGACAATAACTTTTcccgaacaaaatgacaatcaatctctATATGTTTAGTTCTCTCATGAAAtactggatttgatgcaatgtgaagTGCAGCttggttatcacaatacatcttcatactcTGAATGTCACAGAagttaagctcttgaaggaattgcttcacccatataagttcacatgttaatGAAGTCATTGccctatattcagcttcagttgTTGATCGAGCCactacattttatttcttacttttccatgagataatgtttcctccaaggaaaacacaatatcctgtAGTAGATCGTCTATCAATAGGAGAACCTGCCCAATCAACATCACAATATCCTGATAACGGAAGGTTTCCTTTGTCTTCATATAACAGCCCTTGCTCGGGAGCCTTTTTCacataccttagaatgcgaATGATAGCATTCCAATGATCAACACACGGAGcttgcatgaactgactaaccactccaactgcaAAAGATAGATNtggccttgtaatagtgaggTAGATTAGTTTTCCCACTAGCCTCCTATATCTCTCCGAGTCGGAGAATAACTCACCTTCTTCTACTGATTTGGATCCATAGGACTATCAACCGGTCTACAATCAATCATGCTTGTTTCTTGTAAAATATccagagcatacttcctttgggagattacaactccatcttttgattgagctacttcaatgcctaGGAAGTATTTGAGGCTCCCAAGATCCTTAGTTTGGAAACGTCTACACAAGTACTCCTTCAATTGAGATATTCCAGCAGtatcatttcctgtaatgactatatcatcaacatatactatcaagtaaacacatttcccgAGGGGtgaatgataataaaagactGAATGATCTGCTTCACTACGTTTTAAcccaaattttttaacaatggagctgaactttccaaaccaagcacgtggAGATTGCTTGAGCCCATATAGGGATCTGTTCAATTTACAAACCATAcaagactccccctgagcaacaaacccaggaggttgctccatataaacttcttcctcaagatcaccatggAGAAAAGCATTTTTGATATCAAACTGATGAAGTGGCCAATGACAAATGGCTGTCATGGCGAAGAACAAGCGAATGGTAGTCATCTTAGCCACAGGAGAAAAggtgtcacaataatcaagaccataaacctAAGTGTACCCTTTTGCAACCAGCCGGGCTTTGAGCCTATCAATGTCACCATTAGAGCCGACTTTAATTGCATATACCCATCGACAACCAACAGCCTTTTTGCCTGGGGGAAGTGGCACAagctcccaagtattactgtggtcaagagcctgcatttcttcaatcatggcttgtcgccatccagggtgatcaagtgcttctttcacatttttagGTATAACCACAGGAGAGACTGAGGATAAAAGGGAATAAAAGGAGGGCGACACTCGGTGATAGctgagaaaattataaatgggatgAGGGTTTCGAGTAGAACGAGTACCTTTTCTGAGAGCAATGGGCCAACCAGAATCAGCTTCATCAGGAGGCGTGACAGGAGATGGTGACGAAGAAGAATCTGAAGGAGGAGATCCACCATTTTCTGGAAGAGGATTACTCATCGGGGTACTGTGTCGGAGGATACCAGTATGTGGAATGGGAGATTCAGGAGGACCGTGATCATGACTTGAATTGACGGGGGCATTGGAGATATTGGACTCAACCACTGGAAGAGGAAGGCCCTGTTGGAGGATATGAACATCTTGAACAGATGGAAAGAAGAAAGGTGTTtgttcaaagaatgtgacattggCAGACATGTAGTACTTCCGagtttcaggagagtaacacNTGTACCCTTTTTGAAGCCGAGAATAGCCCAAAAAGACACACTTAATTGCACGAGCAGAGAGCATGTCTAGCCCTGgagacatgtcatgaacaaaacatacacaaccaaaAACTCGAGGAGGGGTGTGATAGAGAGGATCATTGGGAAAGAGGatggagaaagggactttattattgagagaggaggagggcatcctattgataagaaaacatgcagttaagatggCATCCCCCCAGTGATGAACAGGAATATGGGcaccaagcaaaagggtacgagtcgtttcaaccaagtgtctattttttctttcggcTATACCATTTTGCTGGGGTGTATACAAGTGGACTGATGCAAAATACCATGGGAGCTAAGGATTGCagaaaaagaggatgagaaatactctttagcattatcacttctcaagatttttattacttgaccaaattggttcttgatttcattcaaaaaagagGTGAAAATGGGTAACAATTCAGAACGATCTTTCATtagataaacccaagtacatctagaatactcatcaataaaagaaacaaaatatctaaaaccaaaagaagagacGCGACTAGGTCCCCAAACATCAgaatgaataatagaaaaactagaaGTACACATTGAGTGAGACTTTTTAGGAAAGACAGATTTGACATGtttagctagttgacaagaaTCGTATTCTAAAGTCTGAAGACTACTAAGTTCAGGACACATCTGTTTTAACTTTGACAAGTGAGGATGGCCAAACCGATCATGTAACACTTTAGGATGAGGAGCAACAACACATGATACCCGTTGATGAGATCCAAAATGGTATAGACCTccagcttcatatccttctccaatctgTCTCCCCGAGCCACGCTCCTGTATGacaaaagattttgaatcaaaggttattgaacaatgtaacattttggttaactaacttaaggaaattaaattgaatggacaGTGAGGGACAAAAAGAACAGATTTCAGAGTGAGATAGGGAGACTTTACCAACTCCCTTTGAAGAAGTTTTAGAGCCATTGGCAAGAGTAATGAAATGGGGTTTTTCTTGGAGGGAAACGGTTGAGAATAATGAGGCATTACCAGAGATGTGATCAGAAGCACCcgagtcaattacccatgaatttggaccttccatggattgagaaatgcaagTTGTGGACAGACTTGGGGAATGAGATGATTGCGCCAAGCTGTTAGACTTTAATCGCAAATACTCTTGATACTCTTCCTCAGTGAACTTAGAGTTGGAAGTGCAAGTTTCAGCCTTAGAGATATTGGCTGTTTTTGAAGGAAAGCCATGCAAGGAGTAATAATTTTCTTGGGTGTGACCCGGCCTCTTACAGTAAGAGCACTATGGACGTCCCCGACCTCcacgtcctcctcctctagtgccacgtcctcctcttccttgtGTAGCAACAATGACAGATGGTTCTAGTGTTTCATGAGCTTCCTGAGATTGAGGCGCTGGAACACGAAGAAGACGTGTGGTCAAGGCTTCCAAGGTTGGGACCTCATGGCTTGTCAGAAGTTGGTCCCTGATGTGATTCAAGTCTGGATGCAAAGCACGGAGGATCATCACCATATAATACTTGTCAAGCTTCTTCTTGATGTCTTCCGAAGATTCCTCTTCCAAGAACATTCTNAANTCTTCCACAGCTGCNTGGGCTTCAGTCNTGAAGGAGACCATATCATGATCTGTCATTTTGAGACTTGCAAGCTTGTTAGCTGTATCGTAGAGACGTTGAATATCATTagcataaatgctttgagctttcttccaaaacaAGTGACATGTTTTGAAGGCTCTAAGAGATATCAAAAGTCTTGGTTCCACAGACTGCCACAATAGGGCACACAATTGGAAATCTGCTTGTTTCCATTGTTCAGCTTTTTCAGACGGTACTTGGCTTCCATCCtgctcaaggtggtcataatGTCCTTGGCCGAGAAACCACATTTCCACGATAGCAGACCAAGAGAGGTAGTTCTTTTCGTTTAGCTTTTCGGAAGTAATTGAGGGACTTCCAGACGCCATTGTTGATAAAAATAGGAGAGGAACCAGAAAGGAGCCTGAAAACCGAGAGAAACAGAAAACGCAACACCCAAACAACCCTTGGTTTTTCAAGGGGAGCTTCGGCACCTCACGAGAACCAGGTTTTGAGGGTCCGAACAGGGAGAGGAGACCCAGGCGACAGCTATGGAGGTGTCGCGGCGGATTTCCGGTGAGTAGACGGCAGCGCGTGTACAGCACGTGCCTGTTCGCAGCGCACAAAGAAGCTGCGCGTGACGGAGCGTGGGGAGGAATCAGGCGAACCCACCGGCGGGGTTGGCTGTCGCGTGAAGAGGCGAACCAGATCCACTGGTTGCCGGACGGAACAATGACGGTGGTCGGTGGCGGATACAATAGGGAGATAGAAGGTCAAGAGGCTGTCCTAGACTACTAGGTACAGAACTAAGTAAAACCATTAAACTTCTGCATACTAGCCTAAATGAAAATACCTATATGTAATGATTCCAACATGGAAATACTCCTAATACTCAAAGGAAGAAGTCTTGCAAAGGATTTAGCAGATACTACTACTAACACAATACAATGGAGCTGAGCTCCTCGCGAGATGGAAAATATACAATATGTCCACGGAAATGGTGAGCTTGCAGGTGATTTGGAAGGTCACTAATCCTCAGTGGATGGTTCATAGCAACTAAATTTCAAAGCAAGTTAAgcatttaattcaaatttagcAAGCAAAAGTTCCAAACACCACATGCATTATGTTAAATGTCACTGCCCACattcatttaaaaaacatatagtatataattatatataataattcagAAATCAGCAGCCAGCACATAAAATGGGTCCACTAATCAACCCAAAATCCACTTTAGTTTTCAGGTACAACATTTAGCAAGAGTTTGGATTGCAGCCACTGACAATTATTTCACTGGAAGTACATTGTGTGGAATAAAATGTCAACACTCACCTGAAGCATTACTGATAAGAGCTATCATCAACGTTTCAGTTGAAATCTGAATTTCAGCTGTTTGACTTTTGAGCACAAGTGGCTCTTTTTCCCGAACTTGAAACTTCATGATGTCCAAAGACAGGCAGAATGTCAAATTTAATACGGATGACTTCCCCTTCTACTTTCTAACCATTCTTGATAGAAATGAAATGCTTTAACTGGTTCCTTCATTTTGCAGTACTTGTTAAAAAGAATCTGCACTGGAACATGATCATTCAATAAACCAGATTTTAGTATTTTGGCATATTGCTCCTCTGCCTCTTTCATCATACCTCTAATACAGAACACCTTAACAATTTCAGTGCGAGTTATTAAATCTGGTTCATACCCTCTCTGCACCATCTCATCATGTAATTGAAGAACAAAATCAAGACGTCCTAAATTACAGGCGGCACCTATCAATAAATTATAGGTAACAACATTAGGAAAAATATCCTCTGAAAGCATTTCTTCCTTCAGAGTGCAAGCACAATTGAAATTGTCATTCTTCACTTGTGCAAGAATTAAAGCATTGTAAGTAAATACATTTGGGTGAACACCATAATCTAGCATCTCATTTCTTGTCGAAAGTGCATTCCTAAGATCATCATATCGTCCATATAAGTCAATTAGTAGGTTCCATATTAAAGGCTTGGGCACTATTAAATTGTTCAACATAGACCGAAGCAAGCTTTTTGCTCTAGCAATCTCTCCATCAAAACAAAGACCTCGAATCACAAGCTGGTATGTAATTTCATTGGGCATAATTCCCATACTAGACATGACTCCAAGGGTATAGCAAGCCTCACTAGTTTTACCTTCCTTGCAAAGAGCACCTATAAGAATATTATAGGTAAAAACATCAGGAAGTAAACCTTTCTTATACATCTCGCATGTATATCCATATGCAAGGTTCATTTGTAGACTCTTGCAAATGCCATGGATAAGAACATTATAAGCTACAACATCAACTTTAGTACAATTCTGAACCATCTCATTCCAAAGACTAAGAGCCTGAAAAATTGCTCCTTTCTTAAAGAAGTTATCCATAAATATAGTAGAGGTTACTAAATTAGTTATATCTTTCTCGTCATCATCCTTCAATATTTCTTGGAGCATCCTTTTAGTCCTTTTAGCTCCCTTTAGAAGACCTTTCTCACACAGAGCACGCACCAGTATACTACAAGTAACCCTGTTTGGCAGAACCCCAGCATTGGACATGGTGGAGAGCAGAGACAAAGCCCTGTCCATGTCATTAACAGTGCAATAGCCCTTAATCAAAGTGTTATAAGTCGCACAATTGGGACCAGGACCATTTTCTAACATCTCTGCAACAATCCAATCTGCTTTCTCCAGAACACCAATTTTGCACAGCCCTTTTACAATATGGTTGTGGGTAAACACATCAGGAACAACACCTTTCATAACCATTTTCCTCCGAAGCCAAAGAGCTGCGACCAACTTACTGTCCAAGCACAAACTCCTAATAGTAGCTGTGTGTTCAGCATACTTGAATTCACAAGCATATCCCATAGTTAGACCTATCTTTACCAAACATAGATTTTCCCTGCAACATTATACGTGATaaccaaaaaagtcaatcaCATTGGAATCCCTTATATCTTTATCCTAACATAGAGATATACATATATGGGGATGTAGCTAACAAGAAAGCCATTTTAACATGATGAGAACAAATCTGGGTCAAACAACCATACATGGATGTTAAGATTAGAAGCTCTTTAAAATCACAGAATATAGGTCCTTCGAGAAAGGTCGTGTGAactcttaaaattattttacttaattattttcattttcgtttttctcttctctcaagACTGAACCGTTTATTCCAACACACTTATTCAGCTAGTTGTTCATCCAATCACATAAATAATCTTTAATGATGGTAAGATCTAAACACAACCGCATAACATTACATACATGCATTGCATGATACTGTGATTCAATTCAACCTACAAATTACTTTAAACTTCATTCTTCGAATTCGATAATAATCGAAACTAACCTCATCATCTTCAGCCGCTCTAAACTATCCTTAAGCATAGTGTCCAGCACATTGAAAACAGCGTGCCGTCCATTCTCGTCCGCGCCAAAACTCCTGTCGTTCGACGAAGAATCTCTCGCGTACACGTCGCACTTTTTCTCGATCGCCGCGTCCACGACACAGCAAATCCTGCAACCAACCACGGAACAACGCTGTTGATGTCAGaagtttgaaagaaagaaagagacgCGATGCAAATAAATGGAGTGAGAGAGACGAAATAGGTGCCTGTGGTGTGAGACGGCGTCGTCTAGGGAGCGGAAAATGTGAGCGATGAGGTTCCGTTTGACGTAGAGAAAGGTGCTGTTGAAGAATCGTAGCAGAGGAGGTTCTCCAGTGGCGGCGAAGAAAATTGCGGTTTCCGCCATCGTTTCGGTTTTACTCGATTGAAGTTGAAGACATTTAGATCGGGAGAGTTGAAAAGGTTAGGAATATTGAGATATGGAGAAActgctattatctctgcttCTGTATTGTGTTGGTGGCTGCAAGAGTGTAGCCAGTTGGAAGAGGATACACAGCAGCGGAAATGAACACAAATTGCGGAAAATTTAGAATGTTTTACCAtaacaaaagtttaaaaaaaataaaaaggtttggGGGAGAGGGGAGTTTTACTTTACTCATTcaactatttaaaattaaataatttcaaaattttttttttaagaaaatctcTTTCTTTTAGGTAAATCTAATTCGCTTTTCCTTCTAAATTTCGATTCAgtttttaatctttttgaaGATTTAACACTAAAAGTAATTAGACAAACTCGTCTTTTGTAGCATGTAGTATCTTTTTGTTCTTAGTAAATCTCTTTATTTATGATCCTAAAATTTTGCATTGATCCTTgattaaatctttaattttgtaaatagatAGATTTTTTACGTGTGACGTTGTTTAGAAAGATAATAGTGTCAGACAAACTTTATAAACTAACGGaagctaatttattttttaaatgtaatgttttatttttggatgattATTGTGTTTGAATGTCGTTATAAAAATGAGAATTTCATAAGAGAAGTAAAAGTTTAATGCATGATATATGTAAGGGTGGTATTTTCTTTTGCTATAGAAAGTTCAGAATTGATGAAAGGAAGAGATTTTTGGGTTTGTAGTGTGAAGTTCCCAAATGGGATGAAACTATCGATTTGGATATGTTGATTCATGCTTGATGTTGTTATATCATGAAACCAGTATATGTTTAGTCATGCTTGATGTTGTTACGTTATCAAAATTGGTATGAAAGTAGTGATAAAATGTGTTACATATTAGTggaaaatgtgatttttgtgatttcttgattatattAGTGTGAAATAAGTCTTTTATGTTTCGTAACCAATGTTAGAACAAGAAAAAgtcaacattaaaaatgatagataacatttttgtaaatagatATTCAATTTAGGCATAggaatttatactttttcaatGTCATATGCTCGTTAGACGTTGGAATTCTCAATTTCCGACGTCATATTGgataaatttcatgaaaatgtTTGGCACGAAGGTGAAAAAGTAATCACGTATAACATTGAATGCCCTGGTGATGGAAGCAACTCCACACATCAAGTGAGAACTCTTCCAAACTCATAATGGACGCAATGGAATGAGATGATGAAAGAAAACCCAAGTGCACGCCAAGTGTTTGATGAATGGTTCAGTGGAGGTTTGGTGAGTGTGTGAGGTTTCTCAAGCTCAGAAGGTCTTCCAAagaggaaggaagctagaggaagaGGTGTGAAATTAACATTAAGAAGTGAAAAATCTGATAAAGCATTGTACCTTTGATGAAAAGACTAAAGTTTGACCTATCACCTAAAGGTTGTCTACTCTCCTGAAATGAACTCAACATCCAACGATCATCTTTCAAAAGGGCCTATATGAAAAAGATCAACTGAAGAGAAGAAAGTTGCCACTATTGAGAAAAATGTAGAAGGGTGGTTGAagcataaatataaaaaaggtgaaaaataaaggaagaaaagaagaaatgaaaaagagagagtatgctcaagaaagat
This DNA window, taken from Vigna radiata var. radiata cultivar VC1973A unplaced genomic scaffold, Vradiata_ver6 scaffold_198, whole genome shotgun sequence, encodes the following:
- the LOC106779262 gene encoding pentatricopeptide repeat-containing protein At5g24830 isoform X1, which encodes MAETAIFFAATGEPPLLRFFNSTFLYVKRNLIAHIFRSLDDAVSHHRICCVVDAAIEKKCDVYARDSSSNDRSFGADENGRHAVFNVLDTMLKDSLERLKMMRENLCLVKIGLTMGYACEFKYAEHTATIRSLCLDSKLVAALWLRRKMVMKGVVPDVFTHNHIVKGLCKIGVLEKADWIVAEMLENGPGPNCATYNTLIKGYCTVNDMDRALSLLSTMSNAGVLPNRVTCSILVRALCEKGLLKGAKRTKRMLQEILKDDDEKDITNLVTSTIFMDNFFKKGAIFQALSLWNEMVQNCTKVDVVAYNVLIHGICKSLQMNLAYGYTCEMYKKGLLPDVFTYNILIGALCKEGKTSEACYTLGVMSSMGIMPNEITYQLVIRGLCFDGEIARAKSLLRSMLNNLIVPKPLIWNLLIDLYGRYDDLRNALSTRNEMLDYGVHPNVFTYNALILAQVKNDNFNCACTLKEEMLSEDIFPNVVTYNLLIGAACNLGRLDFVLQLHDEMVQRGYEPDLITRTEIVKVFCIRGMMKEAEEQYAKILKSGLLNDHVPVQILFNKYCKMKEPVKAFHFYQEWLESRRGSHPY
- the LOC106779262 gene encoding pentatricopeptide repeat-containing protein At5g24830 isoform X2; amino-acid sequence: MAETAIFFAATGEPPLLRFFNSTFLYVKRNLIAHIFRSLDDAVSHHRICCVVDAAIEKKCDVYARDSSSNDRSFGADENGRHAVFNVLDTMLKDSLERLKMMRENLCLVKIGLTMGYACEFKYAEHTATIRSLCLDSKLVAALWLRRKMVMKGVVPDVFTHNHIVKGLCKIGVLEKADWIVAEMLENGPGPNCATYNTLIKGYCTVNDMDRALSLLSTMSNAGVLPNRVTCSILVRALCEKGLLKGAKRTKRMLQEILKDDDEKDITNLVTSTIFMDNFFKKGAIFQALSLWNEMVQNCTKVDVVAYNVLIHGICKSLQMNLAYGYTCEMYKKGLLPDVFTYNILIGALCKEGKTSEACYTLGVMSSMGIMPNEITYQLVIRGLCFDGEIARAKSLLRSMLNNLIVPKPLIWNLLIDLYGRYDDLRNALSTRNEMLDYGVHPNVFTYNALILAQVKNDNFNCACTLKEEMLSEDIFPNVVTYNLLIGAACNLGRLDFVLQLHDEMVQRGADSF